GTTGTCTTTGCGCTTTAGGCAATGGCCTTAGACGCAAAATCTACCTCATCCGAAGGAATATAAAGGAAAAGACAAAAGTGAACAGTACACGCCAACCATAAGCACAGTTTTTGCCATAATTTGGCTTTGGTCGCGCTATGCAGTTTTTGATTCGCTTTGCTCAGGGCTTCGCCCCATCCCGCTGAGCGAGATGCCCATCTCTGCTATGCTCCGTCGATGACGAACCCTTCACTTGTTTAAGGGAAAGCTCACCTACTTCTAACTGAACAACGAAACACTTTGCCCTCCTCGTGGCGCTGTCCCGGTTTACCAGAGAAATCCTTTGATCTATTTCAATCAGAACTCTCGTTTCGACTTCGGTAACCGTGTCGCCATGCTCCCCTTAAACCGTCTTGATTTGTCTGAGAACTCTGATTGGAATACAAGTAATGTCAATTTGATATTATAGTATTGACCTGATCTCTTTAGCTTCTTCTGATTCTACAGATAATATGCTGTCTTTAATCTTATTGGTGCTGATGATTGTTCTTTCGGTCTTGTTCTTCAATGAGCTTGGATTGAAAAAGGTTTTGATTTTTAACGGAACTTACTGGGGAGTTGGGGTATTGTTGTTCCTTGGCGTGCCTGGTTATGTGATCCTGCTTTTGCATATCGCTATTGTGGGAACCTACTGGATTGTAGCGAAAAGCTGAATGTTTGGTCGGGTGATGCTATGAAGATACGTGGATTTCTCTATATTGCTTTGACCGTTGTGTTATTGGGTTGCTCATCTGAGGATAGCTCCAGGGAGAAAGATAATGGCTCTGAGATTGAGCTTACGGAGAAAGAGCAGTATTTCGTAGATCAATACGGTTATGAGCCAGCTTATGTTGCAGAGCTTTACCGAATGCCTGACGCTGAAGTTCGGCAAGTGGTCGAAGCATTTGTCAAAAGTCAGGGGCAGTCTGAGTCTTACTGGAAACTGATTGTTATTCAGGAACGCGCAATACCGTATCTGATTGCTGTATTGAAGGATGAGAAAAACTATATTCGGCCGAGCAGAGATTCTCATGCTTATCCGAATGAATCTCCTGCTGAACGCGCGCTGAGTCGCTTGAAGCGTGGACATTATCCAGAGATCAAGCCTTACCTCCTCAGTCAGGTTTCAAATGATGACTACAATGTGAGATTTAAGATTGCATCACATACCGCGGCTTTCGGCACCGATGATGTGCTGGAGAGTGTTGTTGAACTGGCAAATGATGAGAAAGAGCACGTTCGCTCCGGAGTGAGTATTGGTATTCGTGAAGCAGTTAAATCCGGTAAGGCGGCTGACAATTACAAAGAGAAATTATGGGAGGTTTTTAAGGAAATCTACCTCTCTGGTGGGACCGCAATGTATCGTGATCCTTTGAATACATTGTTGGTCATTGATGAAGAAAAAGCTGTGGCACTGTTGAACACTCCAGAGAATCTGGACACAGATAATCCGAATTTGGAACGTGTCCTTTCTGTTTTACTTCAGACCGAAACAGAATTGCCTGCTGATTATTGGTTGAGTTTGTTGGAAGTTCACAAGCCTGGCATCAAATCCAGCAAATCCAGTCGTATCTTTGAAAAATGCTTAATTGCGCTTGCCCGTAAGAAGCACCCTAAGGGGAGGGAATTACTCGAAAAAGTACTGGAAGAGAAACCAAATGACGAAGAGAGGAAACTTGAAGGTTATCAGAGGGCAAGAATTGATCGCCAGTTAATTGCCCTGAATGCGCTGATGCAATGGGATGGCAAGGAAAGTGATTACGATAAAGCCTTTGAGTTGGCTGGTGAGGTCGATTATGATTGGGATCAGGTTGATCCCAAATACTGGAAGTACCTTTTCCCACATTACCTTGATGCCGAAGTGCGCAATGGCGGTTTTAGTCAGTATTTTTTTAACTCAAGTAGCGATTATAACGAAGAATGCTTGGAAGCTCTTAAATTGATTGGAGCTACCGAGCATCACAGAATTTTGAGTAAAGCGACGAAGCAATTTGGTTTTTGGGGGCCATCTAAGGATAGGGGGAAGCGTCAGAGCCAGTTGGAAAACCTAAGCGATGAGGAGGCAGAGGCTTTGTATGAATGTAATGATGAGTGGTACGATTTGGATTATCCGGTTGGATACTATCTGTTGAAGTATGACTATGAAAGTGGGCTATGAATCTCACTTGAACTTTGGAATCTCAAAGCAAATGCTGACAGTTAATCCCAATATCAAAACTGAAGACTTATGAACTACAGAAGAAGAGAAGGAAAAGTTGCCATCATCATACTTGGCGTCATGATTATCGGGCTTGTCGTTTATATCGGCAGTTTTCTGTTGGATGTCGGTGGAGATTTTAAGCAGGTATCTGAGCAGCAGGATAACGTTAGGGAATTTGACCCTTCTTTAAAAAAATTGCTGGAGGCGGAGGGCCTCCTGATGTCAGACGCGAAAGGGACTGAGCACGGTAATACGACAAAGGCCAAGCGTATTGCCTTGCAATACAGCGTCGCTCTCGGAAACCTGCGGAAGGAATTCTTTACTGAAGGCCGGGAACTGCACTTGTCTTTGACGAATGGCGTTTTTATTACCTATTGCACATTGGGTGAAGATAAATGCGCCATTCTCGTTCATGTCCCACAATTGGCTGACTACACGGATGAGGCGAAAGAGCTGCTTCATGACATCGCCTGGGCAGCTGCGGTGAATACATTGGAGAAGAATGATCCCGATGCCTTGAATAATCTGGCAGTAGGCATTCGCGGTGCACTGAAGTATGATGTTGTTCTGCTTGGAGACAAAGATGGCATTGTTGAACGGTTTGGTCATATTGATGGCCGTAAAACTTTGAAGGACTTTTTTTAATTTCATAGGAAGTCCCTGGCTTTCAACCAAGCTACAATAAACGGTCACCATTTGGGCTGGGCCCAAATCTGAAATTGGGCGTCGCCCAACAACCTTTTGGGAACCGCCCAACAACCTTTTGGGCGTCGCCCAATGAACCGTTGGGAACCGCCCAATACGGAAATGGGCGGTTCCCAATTTCATATTTGGGTGCCGCCGAATTTTTTCCCGTTTCCTTTGGTGGGCAACGCGACTGGCCTTGGGCCTGTGCTGGTGAATGGACTTGTGTAGCCAATGTTTCGTCAAGTCTAACTCTGTGATCTTTGCGTCTTGGACGCAGCGTAGCGGACGAGAGATCATGATACTGCATTGGTGGTTTCATTCACTTCCTCGTCTCACACTTCCGGGGGTCTGTCCCGTTGCCTTTTTATAGGCCCGTGAGAAACTGGCCTCACTTTCGTAGCCTAGCTCCTCTGCAATCCCGGCAAGCGTTTTATCGGTATCAACCAACCAGCCGTGGGCTACTTCGAAACGCCATTGCCTCAGGTAAGCCATCGGAGTCTGGCCAACAAGATCGACAAAGCGGGCCGCGAGGCCGGAGCGCGAGACCCCGACTGTTTCAGCAAGGCTTTCTACCGTCCAATGCCGCGTCGGTTCCTGATGTATGAGGCTAAGTACTCGTCCGATCTGCCGGTCCTGGAGAGCACCGAGCCAGCCGGTTTGTGCATGGGGATCGGTCTGCAGCCAGTGGCGGATTGCCTGCAAAACAAAGATGTCGGATGTTCGAGTGAGAACGGCGTCGCCACCAGGGCCGAGGCTGATTGCTTCTTGCAGCATCAACTGAACCGATGCGCGAAGCCATTCGTTGCCTGGGGTCGAAGCCTGCATTAATATGATCTTTGGCAGGAGGCTGACCATGCGTCGGGCCGCAGGATCTTTGACTGAAACCACTCCGCAAATAAGTCCAGCGGGAGCGCCTCCTCCATCGATTTTCAACAGCTCATAGCGCGGGCTTAGGAGTGGACGCTCGTAGTCGTAAAGGTTTATTGCCGGCGTTTCCGGAGCGTCGAGGATTGCGTGACCACGCCCTTGAGGTAATAGGGCAAAGTCTCCCGCCTCCATCGCGAATCGTTCGCCATTGGCAAACCTCACCCACGCAGCCCCCTCGGTTATAATATGGAAGATCAAACTGTCGGACATCGGAGGGAGATCAATGCCCCATGGTGCCGTTAGCTCCGACCGACAGAAAAAAGCACCGCTAAAACGCAAGGCATGCAATGCTTCGCCAAGCGGATCGACCGAACGAAAGGCTTCGTTGGTGGAGTTAGCAGTCACGACTTCCGACATGAGGGCGATTTTTGTTTTGTTTGGAGAAATTGTCAATTTTGTTGGAGCCTGGGCCATATTCATTGCGGGACTACTCTTATATACTAGTCGACGATGAAAACAACATACACGGAATCACAAACATCCAACGCCGACGTAGCGGCAGCTCCTTTCCTTGTGATCGGAGGCAGTGGGAAAACCGGCCGCCGAGTCGTCGAGCGCCTTGAGTCTATGGGACTCGCTGTCCGTAGTGCATCTCGCTCCAGCAGTCCGAGCTTCGACTGGCATGATTCGTCCAATTGGGGTGATGTTCTTGCGGGCGTCAAGGCCCTCTACGTAACCTATCATCCCGACCTCTCGGTGCCTGGTGCTTCCGACCACATTCGTGAACTTTTGGCCGTATCCAAAATGCAGGGCGTCGAGCGTGTCGTCCTGCTCTCCGGACGTGGCGAAGAGGAAGCTCAACTTTGCGAGCGCCTTGTACTCAATTCGAGTATTCCAGCGACGATTGTTCGTTGTGGTTGGTTCAACCAGAACTTCTCGGAATCCTTCTTCCGTGACCTGCTAATGGGTGGAACGCTCGCTGTACCCAATGCCAATGTAGGCGAAGGTTATGCTGATGCTGATGACATCGCTGATGTTGTCACAGTTGC
The Rubellicoccus peritrichatus DNA segment above includes these coding regions:
- a CDS encoding DMP19 family protein; this translates as MKIRGFLYIALTVVLLGCSSEDSSREKDNGSEIELTEKEQYFVDQYGYEPAYVAELYRMPDAEVRQVVEAFVKSQGQSESYWKLIVIQERAIPYLIAVLKDEKNYIRPSRDSHAYPNESPAERALSRLKRGHYPEIKPYLLSQVSNDDYNVRFKIASHTAAFGTDDVLESVVELANDEKEHVRSGVSIGIREAVKSGKAADNYKEKLWEVFKEIYLSGGTAMYRDPLNTLLVIDEEKAVALLNTPENLDTDNPNLERVLSVLLQTETELPADYWLSLLEVHKPGIKSSKSSRIFEKCLIALARKKHPKGRELLEKVLEEKPNDEERKLEGYQRARIDRQLIALNALMQWDGKESDYDKAFELAGEVDYDWDQVDPKYWKYLFPHYLDAEVRNGGFSQYFFNSSSDYNEECLEALKLIGATEHHRILSKATKQFGFWGPSKDRGKRQSQLENLSDEEAEALYECNDEWYDLDYPVGYYLLKYDYESGL
- a CDS encoding AraC family transcriptional regulator is translated as MSEVVTANSTNEAFRSVDPLGEALHALRFSGAFFCRSELTAPWGIDLPPMSDSLIFHIITEGAAWVRFANGERFAMEAGDFALLPQGRGHAILDAPETPAINLYDYERPLLSPRYELLKIDGGGAPAGLICGVVSVKDPAARRMVSLLPKIILMQASTPGNEWLRASVQLMLQEAISLGPGGDAVLTRTSDIFVLQAIRHWLQTDPHAQTGWLGALQDRQIGRVLSLIHQEPTRHWTVESLAETVGVSRSGLAARFVDLVGQTPMAYLRQWRFEVAHGWLVDTDKTLAGIAEELGYESEASFSRAYKKATGQTPGSVRRGSE
- a CDS encoding NmrA family NAD(P)-binding protein, with product MKTTYTESQTSNADVAAAPFLVIGGSGKTGRRVVERLESMGLAVRSASRSSSPSFDWHDSSNWGDVLAGVKALYVTYHPDLSVPGASDHIRELLAVSKMQGVERVVLLSGRGEEEAQLCERLVLNSSIPATIVRCGWFNQNFSESFFRDLLMGGTLAVPNANVGEGYADADDIADVVTVALTEDGHAGQIYELTGPELLTFREVAKIFTEVTGHDIKVVDVSREAFVEGLRAAQLPDDMVGLVDYLFNEVLDGRNASLSDGVQRVLGRPPRDFRSFLQKAHLAGAFA